In a single window of the Cucumis melo cultivar AY chromosome 11, USDA_Cmelo_AY_1.0, whole genome shotgun sequence genome:
- the LOC103497456 gene encoding patatin-like protein 2 isoform X2, which produces MVADFTKGKKITILSIDGGGIRGIIPSIILAFLELKLQELDGPDVRIADYFDVIAGTSTGGLVTSMLTAPDKNNRPLYTASDLALFYIEHAPKIFPQRNYFLCSLVNFFGKVMGPKYDGLYLRSLIKGLLGDITLKQTLTQVVIPAFDIKLLQPVIFSTIDAKCSELKNPKLADVCISTSAAPTFLPGYEFQTKDSKGNIRNYEMVDGGVAANNPTLAAMTHVTKEMSILRHRSELLKIKPMETKRMLVLSLGTGTPKNDEKYSAAKASKWGMLDWVYHGGATPIVDIFSDASADMVDYHISSIFQSDHCHKNYLRIQDDTLSGEVSSVDIATAENLLKLIYVGEDLLKKPLSRVNLESGKFEPLDAQGTNEQALTEFAKMLSDERKLRLSP; this is translated from the exons ATGGTAGCTGATTTTAcgaaaggaaaaaagataacAATTTTGAGTATCGATGGAGGAGGTATTAGAGGCATTATTCCTTCTATCATCCTAGCTTTTCTCGAGTTGAAGCTTCAG GAATTGGATGGTCCTGATGTGAGAATAGCAGATTATTTTGATGTAATTGCTGGTACAAGCACAGGTGGTTTGGTCACTTCTATGCTTACAGCTCCTGACAAGAATAATCGACCTCTATATACTGCAAGCGATCTTGCCCTATTTTATATAGAACATGCACCAAAAATCTTCCCACAGAGAAA CTATTTCCTGTGTTCATTGGTGAATTTTTTTGGCAAAGTTATGGGTCCAAAATATGATGGACTATACTTGAGGTCATTGATAAAGGGATTGCTTGGAGACATAACACTAAAACAAACACTAACACAAGTTGTTATTCCAGCTTTTGACATCAAGCTTCTCCAGCCTGTGATTTTCTCTACAATCGAT GCTAAATGTAGTGAGTTAAAGAATCCAAAACTAGCGGATGTATGCATCAGTACCTCAGCTGCACCAACATTCTTACCTGGCTATGAATTTCAAACCAAAGATTCCAAAGGAAATATTCGAAACTATGAAATGGTTGATGGTGGAGTTGCAGCTAATAATCCT ACATTAGCTGCAATGACTCATGTGACAAAAGAGATGAGTATATTGAGACACAGAAGTGAACTTTTGAAGATAAAACCCATGGAAACAAAAAGAATGTTGGTTCTATCTTTAGGGACAGGTACACCTAAAAATGATGAGAAGTACAGTGCAGCTAAAGCTTCAAAATGGGGTATGCTTGATTGGGTTTATCATGGAGGAGCAACACCAATTGTTGATATTTTTAGTGATGCAAGTGCTGATATGGTGGATTATCATATTTCTAGCATCTTCCAGTCTGATCATTGTCATAAAAATTATCTTCGTATTCag GATGACACATTGAGTGGTGAGGTATCATCTGTGGACATTGCCACCGCAGAGAATTTGCTAAAGCTAATCTATGTTGGAGAGGATTTGCTAAAGAAACCATTGTCAAGGGTGAATTTGGAATCCGGAAAGTTTGAACCACTTGATGCCCAAGGAACAAATGAACAAGCTCTTACTGAATTTGCTAAAATGTTATCCGATGAGAGAAAACTACGTTTGAGTCCTTGA
- the LOC103497456 gene encoding patatin-like protein 2 isoform X1, with the protein MVADFTKGKKITILSIDGGGIRGIIPSIILAFLELKLQELDGPDVRIADYFDVIAGTSTGGLVTSMLTAPDKNNRPLYTASDLALFYIEHAPKIFPQRNYFLCSLVNFFGKVMGPKYDGLYLRSLIKGLLGDITLKQTLTQVVIPAFDIKLLQPVIFSTIDAKCSELKNPKLADVCISTSAAPTFLPGYEFQTKDSKGNIRNYEMVDGGVAANNPTLAAMTHVTKEMSILRHRSELLKIKPMETKRMLVLSLGTGTPKNDEKYSAAKASKWGMLDWVYHGGATPIVDIFSDASADMVDYHISSIFQSDHCHKNYLRIQVYIFIYIALYSSFSYLCIVNKKVEIIIHLIEDLHKQDDTLSGEVSSVDIATAENLLKLIYVGEDLLKKPLSRVNLESGKFEPLDAQGTNEQALTEFAKMLSDERKLRLSP; encoded by the exons ATGGTAGCTGATTTTAcgaaaggaaaaaagataacAATTTTGAGTATCGATGGAGGAGGTATTAGAGGCATTATTCCTTCTATCATCCTAGCTTTTCTCGAGTTGAAGCTTCAG GAATTGGATGGTCCTGATGTGAGAATAGCAGATTATTTTGATGTAATTGCTGGTACAAGCACAGGTGGTTTGGTCACTTCTATGCTTACAGCTCCTGACAAGAATAATCGACCTCTATATACTGCAAGCGATCTTGCCCTATTTTATATAGAACATGCACCAAAAATCTTCCCACAGAGAAA CTATTTCCTGTGTTCATTGGTGAATTTTTTTGGCAAAGTTATGGGTCCAAAATATGATGGACTATACTTGAGGTCATTGATAAAGGGATTGCTTGGAGACATAACACTAAAACAAACACTAACACAAGTTGTTATTCCAGCTTTTGACATCAAGCTTCTCCAGCCTGTGATTTTCTCTACAATCGAT GCTAAATGTAGTGAGTTAAAGAATCCAAAACTAGCGGATGTATGCATCAGTACCTCAGCTGCACCAACATTCTTACCTGGCTATGAATTTCAAACCAAAGATTCCAAAGGAAATATTCGAAACTATGAAATGGTTGATGGTGGAGTTGCAGCTAATAATCCT ACATTAGCTGCAATGACTCATGTGACAAAAGAGATGAGTATATTGAGACACAGAAGTGAACTTTTGAAGATAAAACCCATGGAAACAAAAAGAATGTTGGTTCTATCTTTAGGGACAGGTACACCTAAAAATGATGAGAAGTACAGTGCAGCTAAAGCTTCAAAATGGGGTATGCTTGATTGGGTTTATCATGGAGGAGCAACACCAATTGTTGATATTTTTAGTGATGCAAGTGCTGATATGGTGGATTATCATATTTCTAGCATCTTCCAGTCTGATCATTGTCATAAAAATTATCTTCGTATTCaggtatatatatttatatatatagctCTTTATTCTTCGTTTAGTTATTTGTGTATAGTTAATAAAAAGGTTGAGATTATAATTCATTTAATTGAGGATTTGCACAAACAGGATGACACATTGAGTGGTGAGGTATCATCTGTGGACATTGCCACCGCAGAGAATTTGCTAAAGCTAATCTATGTTGGAGAGGATTTGCTAAAGAAACCATTGTCAAGGGTGAATTTGGAATCCGGAAAGTTTGAACCACTTGATGCCCAAGGAACAAATGAACAAGCTCTTACTGAATTTGCTAAAATGTTATCCGATGAGAGAAAACTACGTTTGAGTCCTTGA
- the LOC103497455 gene encoding patatin-like protein 2 — MASEVDYRKGEYRTILSIDGGGIRGIIPGVILEFLETELKKLDGENARLADYFDVIAGTSTGGLVASMLAAPDKDNHNKPLFAAKDIVPFYKDHAPKIFPQPNYFLSSVVNKFWKVLGPKYDGVYLKSLLKKKLGDLTLKETLTQVIIPTFNIKYLFPVIFTTVQAKMDELNNPKLADLCLSTSAAPTYLPGHEFEIKNSEGTVRKFDMIDGGVAANNPTLTAIMHERKEMIIRKELESEKICEEEDVCDNISSKKMLILSLGTGTPKKNGKYSAADSSKWGVLGWVYNNGTTPIIDIFSDASADMVDYHIGTIFQYEHNVHKNDNNKRDHLRKKDYLRIQDDTLTGDLASVDIATKENLENLEKVGKNLLKKIVSRVNLTTGDFEELPQEKGTNEDALIQFAKRLSQERKLRFANQ; from the exons ATGGCTTCTGAAGTTGATTACAGAAAGGGGGAATACAGAACAATTTTGAGCATTGATGGAGGTGGCATTAGAGGTATTATTCCCGGAGTTATTCTAGAATTTCTCGAGACTGAGCTTAAG AAATTGGATGGAGAAAATGCAAGATTAGCAGATTACTTTGATGTAATTGCTGGTACAAGCACAGGCGGTCTGGTTGCCTCCATGCTTGCAGCTCCTGACAAGGACAATCATAATAAACCTTTGTTTGCAGCAAAAGATATTGTCCCCTTCTATAAAGATCATGCACCAAAAATCTTCCCTCAACCAAA TTATTTTTTGAGTTCAGTGGTAAATAAGTTTTGGAAAGTTTTGGGCCCAAAGTATGATGGAGTATACTTGAAATCATTGTTAAAGAAAAAGCTTGGAGATCTAACACTCAAGGAAACGTTAACACAAGTTATAATTCCTACATTCAACATTAAGTATCTTTTCCCTGTCATTTTCACTACAGTTCAG GCCAAAATGGATGAGTTAAATAATCCAAAATTGGCTGACCTTTGCCTCAGTACCTCTGCAGCACCAACTTACTTACCTGGtcatgaatttgaaatcaagaaCTCGGAAGGAACAGTTCGTAAATTTGATATGATCGATGGTGGAGTTGCAGCGAATAATCCT ACATTAACTGCAATAATGCATGAGAGAAAAGAGATGATCATCAGAAAAGAATTAGAAAGTGAGAAGATCTGCGAGGAAGAAGACGTATGCGATAATATATCATCAAAAAAGATGTTGATCCTTTCTTTAGGGACAGGTACACCTAAAAAAAATGGGAAGTATAGTGCAGCTGATTCTTCGAAATGGGGAGTTTTGGGTTGGGTCTACAATAATGGAACTACGCCTATCATTGATATTTTCAGTGATGCAAGTGCTGATATGGTGGATTATCATATTGGTACCATCTTCCAGTATGAACATAATGTTcataaaaatgataataataaaagggATCATCTTCGTAAAAAGGATTATCTTCGTATTCAGGATGATACATTGACTGGTGATTTAGCTTCTGTGGATATTGCAACCAAAGAGAATTTAGAAAACCTGGAAAAAGTGGGAAAGAATTTGCTGAAGAAAATAGTTTCAAGGGTTAACTTGACAACAGGAGATTTTGAAGAACTTCCTCAAGAAAAAGGAACCAATGAAGATGCTCTTATTCAGTTTGCTAAACGTTTGTCACAGGAGAGAAAACTACGATTTGCCAATCAATGA
- the LOC103504165 gene encoding patatin-like protein 2 produces the protein MANSELDSGKGEYRTILSIDGGGIRGIIPGVILKFLEFVLQKLDGEDARIADYFDVIAGTSTGGLVATMLTAPNKNNHKQPLYAAKDIVSFYKDHAPKIFPQSKLPLSATDVLWKFWGPRYKGDYLKDLLKEELGDTTLKETITQVIIPTYDINRLFPLIFTTAEAKMDESKNPKLVDVCMSTSAAPTYLPCHEFESNGSSRKFNMIDGGVAANNPTLTAILNERKEMILRRQLATEKNKEAELKITPKRMLILSLGTGSFKKVGKYNAANSSKWGLFDWVQKNKTSPIIDIFSDASADMVDIHVGTIFQYDHDLHKNDPDKRNHPRKKDYLRIQAENLTDELCSVDIATEKNLRDLETVGEKLLDQRVSRVNLKTGEFEELPDKKESDGETVFEEFEGLLVKKGTNRHALIEFARLLSAERKRR, from the exons ATGGCTAATTCTGAGCTTGATTCTGGAAAGGGGGAATACAGAACAATTTTGAGCATTGATGGAGGTGGCATTAGAGGCATTATTCCCGGAGTTATTCTAAAATTTCTCGAGTTTGTGCTTCAG AAATTGGATGGAGAAGATGCAAGAATAGCAGATTACTTTGACGTAATTGCTGGTACAAGTACAGGTGGTTTGGTTGCCACGATGCTTACAGCTCCTAACAAGAACAATCATAAACAACCTTTGTATGCAGCGAAAGATATTGTATCCTTCTATAAAGATCATGCACCAAAAATCTTCCCTCAATCAAAGTTGCCACt ATCAGCAACGGATGTTTTATGGAAATTTTGGGGTCCAAGGTATAAAGGAGACTACTTGAAGGATTTGTTAAAGGAAGAGCTTGGAGATACAACACTCAAGGAAACTATTACACAAGTTATAATTCCTACATACGATATTAACCGTCTTTTCCCTTTGATTTTCACAACTGCCGAG GCTAAAATGGACGAGTCAAAAAATCCAAAATTGGTTGACGTTTGCATGAGTACCTCCGCAGCACCAACTTACTTACCCTGTCATGAATTTGAAAGTAATGGAAGTAGTCGTAAATTTAATATGATTGATGGTGGAGTTGCTGCGAATAATCCC ACATTAACTGCAATACTGAATGAGAGAAAAGAGATGATCCTCCGGAGACAATTAGCAACTGAGAAGAATAAGGAAGCAGAATTAAAGATAACACCAAAAAGGATGTTGATCCTTTCTTTAGGGACTGGTTCATTTAAAAAAGTTGGGAAGTATAACGCAGCTAATTCTTCCAAATGGGGACTTTTCGATTGGgtccaaaaaaataaaacttcACCTATCATTGATATTTTCAGTGATGCAAGTGCTGATATGGTGGATATTCATGTTGGTACTATCTTCCAATATGATCATGATCTTCATAAGAATGATCCCGACAAAAGAAATCATCCTCGTAAAAAAGATTATCTTCGTATTCAG GCTGAGAATTTGACTGATGAATTATGTTCTGTGGATATTGCAACGGAAAAGAATTTAAGAGACCTGGAAACTGTGGGAGAGAAGTTGCTGGATCAAAGAGTGTCGAGGGTAAATTTGAAAACTGGAGAGTTTGAGGAACTTCCTGATAAGAAAGAAAGCGATGGAGAAACTGTTTTTGAAGAGTTTGAGGGACTTCTTGTTAAGAAAGGAACCAATAGACATGCCCTCATTGAGTTTGCTAGACTTTTGTCTGCGGAGAGGAAGCGACGATAA
- the LOC103497454 gene encoding patatin-like protein 2, with protein MAVSELDSGKGKLRTILSIDGGGIRGIIPGVILAFLESELQKLDGEDARIADYFDVIAGTSTGGLVVSMLTAPNKNNRPLYQAKEIVPFYKENTPEIFPQPRFHFLSSWTNKFWKVMGPRYDGEHLKDLLKKKLRDITLKQTLTQVIIPTYDINRLFPVIFTTAEAKMDELNNPTLADVCISTSAAPTYLPCHKFKIEGNSNEFHMIDGGVAANNPTLTAILHEKKAMIIRSQLETQKKNKEAKLKMTPKKMLVLSLGTGSFKKIGKYNADDTAKWGSLGWVCKNKTTPIIDIFSDANADMVDIHLATMFQYDHDLHKNDDDKKANRRKKDYLRIQAADLSGDELCSVDIATEENLGNLEIVGEKLLDETVSRVNLKTGRFEKLPAEKGTNREALIKFAKRLSMERKLRLSD; from the exons ATGGCTGTTTCTGAGCTTGATTCTGGAAAGGGGAAATTGAGAACAATTTTGAGCATTGATGGAGGTGGCATAAGAGGCATTATTCCCGGAGTTATTCTAGCTTTTCTTGAATCCGAGCTTCAG AAATTGGATGGAGAAGATGCAAGAATAGCAGATTACTTTGATGTAATTGCTGGTACGAGCACAGGTGGTTTGGTTGTCTCCATGCTTACAGCTCCCAACAAGAATAATCGACCTTTGTATCAAGCGAAAGAAATTGTCCCTTTCTATAAAGAAAATACACCAGAAATCTTCCCTCAACCAAGATT TCATTTTTTAAGTTCATGGACGAATAAGTTTTGGAAAGTTATGGGGCCAAGGTATGACGGAGAACACTTGAAGGACTTGTTAAAGAAAAAGCTTCGAGATATAACACTCAAGCAAACTCTAACACAAGTTATAATTCCTACATACGACATTAACCGTCTTTTCCCTGTGATTTTCACTACTGCTGAG GCTAAAATGGACGAGTTAAACAATCCAACATTGGCTGACGTTTGCATCAGTACCTCCGCTGCACCAACTTACTTACCTTGTCATAAGTTTAAAATTGAAGGAAATAGCAATGAATTTCATATGATTGATGGTGGAGTTGCAGCGAATAACCCT aCATTAACTGCAATACTGCATGAGAAAAAAGCGATGATCATCCGGAGCCAATTAGAAACTCAGAAGAAGAATAAGGAAGCAAAGTTAAAGATGACTCCAAAAAAGATGTTGGTCCTTTCTTTAGGGACTGGTTCATTCAAAAAAATTGGGAAGTATAATGCAGATGATACTGCCAAATGGGGAAGTTTGGGTTGGGTCTGCAAAAATAAAACTACACCTATCATTGATATTTTCAGTGATGCAAATGCTGATATGGTGGATATTCATCTTGCTACCATGTTCCAGTATGATCACGATCTTCATAAAAACGATGATGATAAAAAGGCTAATCGTCGTAAGAAGGATTATCTTCGTATTCAG GCTGCGGACTTGAGTGGTGATGAATTATGTTCCGTGGATATTGCAACCGAAGAGAACTTAGGAAACTTGGAAATTGTGGGAGAGAAGTTGCTGGATGAAACAGTGTCAAGGGTAAATTTGAAAACTGGAAGGTTCGAGAAACTTCCTGCTGAGAAAGGAACCAACAGAGAAGCCCTTATTAAGTTTGCCAAACGTTTGTCTATGGAGAGGAAGCTACGATTGTCGgattga